The Girardinichthys multiradiatus isolate DD_20200921_A chromosome 9, DD_fGirMul_XY1, whole genome shotgun sequence genome segment ACACAAATggagaacaaagaacacagggTGAAGAAAAAAGGGGCCAGCAGTCTCTTATGCCTCCAACAGTTTCCATCCATAACAGCAGTCCTAAAAGGACATATTACCTGAGTCAGCCCTAACTATAACCTTAATCAAAGATCAAGGTTTTCTGTCTGACGTTAAAGCTATGGAGGGTGTCCATGTCCTGAATACTAGCTGGCTCAGGGAACTTGAGAGATTACGGACGCTAAAGACCAAACACATTTAACTTCAGCATAAAACTattacaaaacacacacacaaataatttACCCTCTGGCATTACTTctataatgttttaataaactgCTCTGGTTTCTGGGAATGTGAGTTACCATATTGTGGGAATTTTTCTGTCTGGACAAAGTGTGTTGTAATTGTTACATATTAATTTTTGCATTTCCATTGATGTAACTTGATggacattaaaaaaagagaccCCAGAGTTTTCTATTCTTTGCTTTCCTCTCTGTTATAACTTAAAACTGTGAATTACATTACAAAGGCACATTACAAAAAAAGTGCAAGGTACATGTACACCAACTGCTTATTAATGGCTGTCTATTTACATAGACAGCCATTAATAAGCAAATTATTCAACAAATTGAACCAACAAATTAAATTCATTGTTTGGTAGTATAAAAAAGGTATCAAAAACCTATTTATAATAAATTATTCTGCAGAATGGCATATCTACATATCTATTCAGCTGCTTATCCATCTATTTAACTTCTATCCATTGGCCCAGACACTGTCATGTGACTAGTGACGTATGTGAAAGTGGGAGGAGCATTCTGAATACTGGTCGTTCTACGCGGGCTTCTCTGTTTTAGGCGCTCTTTCCAAGCACTAAGAATTGGCAGTCAGTGCAATCCGTCTGCTTTGCACCAAGTGTTCATCCAACCAATGTGGCATTCCTCCTTAAGAAGGTAACTGTATGATTTTCCGAAATAGTAAGGATTACATTAATTGTATTGAAACTAATGTTGTTAACCCGTATTTTATGTAAAGTCGGGACTTTTTTTCATGGGCTAAATATGAACATCACCAACTTGCAGAAGTAGGAAGTCATAAAGTGCTATTACTGCACCCTCagtgacattttaagttatcTGTGCTTGAGGCAATTATTTTTCGCACGACCGTTTACTTTTGTTCCCtgaattttaacaaaaaagatCCGTTCTTTCTACTCCTTATACAATCAAAGTGGCTCCTTACTACTATATGCAAAATGAAATATACCACAGAAAGTATCTTTATTTTTGGAGGGAACACGACAGAAGTCAACTGCGTGTCCTGAGGGAGTCTGGAGATGAAGACGTTAAACTGGGAAACGTTGCTGGTTTTGAGCAACAGAGTAAAAACGTAATACCTAAGTTGTGTGCCTAGAACTCCTTCAATTTGGTACAGTTAACAAACTAGTTATTTCGGCTCACTGCAAatgatctttttattttttttttaacttttaaatcaATTTTAGAACCTTTACTTATTGTTACTTTTACTTTGCGCATCTGGTAAAAGGAGACTGCAGCACTTCCGCTAGCACAATTGTTGCAaacatttactgaaaaaaaaagacacaattcCATGAATAAGCGACTAGATTAAATGGAGAAATGAAAGCCCAAACTCCACTCTCTCCAAGTGTGTGAATATCATTTCTCTACCTGCAAAACCTCTGGAATTAGCAGCCGAAATTAGCCGCCATACATATCTTTCACAAAGCCTAAGATATCAATAACTTATTTacctttgctgttgttttttaattcgAGATGGAGTCTACAGTATCGATACTGTGTTTTAAATAGTCTTCAGCTCGTTATTTAGTTTTTGCAGATTAGCCTGCCGCTGTCCGCGCTGTGCTACTAGTCACTTCAATGTCATGGCGGCGAACACGTAAGAGGGAGATTTGCGCCCCCTAGCTGTAGGGCTGGGATCTTTTTCTAAACGGAGATAACTTAATTGAGTTACAGTACATGTTAATGTTAAAGGAAacgaaattatttttttcctgaataTAAAAATGATGAATCTCAATTTGctgctgcttgttttttttattgttcacacacttcatttctttctgtgaGGAATTGCTaaaagatcagaatcagaaaagcttaattgccaagtacgtttttggacatacaaggaatttgtttcggcgtagtcggtgcaatacaatacaaattaaacagtataaacatatctacaatataatataaatatatgtgcacagttttaagtgagtgagactaaatgtagagcagtataggatgccagagcggtacaacagtgcaggtgatcattgtgcaagtatggcagtgcaagtaaagcaggagtccaagctgagatgATGACATTATGCAAGTGAATGCCAACTGTtgttacatgctcatccaggatttttttcaatgaaaaataaaatgctgctgTTAACATTTACCAATATAAAACACGAAAAAGAATAATTTGGAAGTTTCTTACACTATTAATTGATAGGCATAGTGGgtaattttttttccatgagACTGATTAATGTACAGTTTGGAAGTAGTCTGTAATCTGTCAATCAACCAATCTATTAAACAGTCAATCAGTAACGTCATTGAACTAACTGGGATATGTATTAATGACGGCAACTTCTGATATAATTTTGCCTCCTAAAATACTACCTCTAAGATGTAATACACACTGAATGCTGGCTTTTTCATTTGTCTTTGTGCATTTATTAATTAGGGAAAGCAATTCCTCAATACGCCAAAGATGGAAAACATCAATAAGGACAATATGtgagtgtttcatttttatttactgtacTTAATACTTGTTTTCTATCCAATAGTATTTTAGTCTATCCCAGGATTTTTGGACAGTTCATAGATGTACTATAAGATGATGAGTCTAACATATCGGTCTGTTTTGGTGaaccaatttttctttttatcaagtcattttttttatcagttagTGTAGCAGCCagaaaaaaatggtaaaatagTGCTGTGATAAATTGTTGTTTTCTACTTCCAGATGACGTTTATTGGCTTTGTAGtggcataagaaagaaaaagcacaaaagaATTGTTATGTGCCTTCTGCCACGACCATATGGGTGTTGGTTGTTGACAGTTGCCCGTTtcttgttctgctggaggtttctttctgttgaaGGGGAGGTTTCCTCTCTCTCCACTGTCAATACATGCATGCtcggtatgagggattgctgtaaagtaAACAACACAAGTTCAAGTAACTCTCCAATGTTgcaacatgctcatccaggacaAGTGAATTCTGCCAAGCCACTAACGTGATGCAATCacctgggtttccttagatagaagaATTTTTAACCAGTGTGTCGCACTGTAAAGCGTCGAGATGAAATGTCTccaattggtgctatataaatacaatgATTTGATATGATGTGATCTCTTGCATTTTCATTTGACCAATTGTCTTTAGTTTAATCTGTTCCTTCTGTGAAATTGCAGGAGCGCCACAGACTTGCAACATTTATTGCACCAAATGCAAAGAACAACTTCCATGCTGGAAGAGAGATTGTCCAGCACCATAACCCATGGTTCATCAACTGGATTAAGTTCCAAGGACTTTCCACTATTTAAACTGCAGGGACATTTTCATCTATGGTATTGAccctatatattttatattttggtgtTTATGTGAGATGAGTGCTAGTGAGAAAAATAATTGTGTGATGCTTAAGAACTTGGTATGTTTGTGATGTACAGTTGAAGGACTATGCATTCTGTAAAATCTAAGTGATACATAGTAAGCTGATCTCTTTCTGGGTTGTATTGTTATTTGCAATGCCTAGCACTGTAATCCAAGGTATGATAAATTAAGCTATTTTTATATACTCTTTTTCagccaaaaaaatgaaaaacattgtcTGAAGAGGTCACCAGAATGCCCAGAGGAAGGGTATGTTCCtttttggaaacaaaaacaccaacttTCTTATTGCAAATTGAACAATACTACTTTTGGGATATAAGAATACAGCAGTTACCATAACAATAGCAACACAACTGATCTGAACGGTTTGTATTTTATGGTTATGAAAAGACATAGTAGTAATGATCAGAGTAATTAAACATATAAAACTTGTAGGTTTACCTGTTCTGCGCATATCTTGTGTGCACATATGCAAATTTGTCTGTACTTTGTAACTGAACATATAAATGTTACATGTTACACAACTTATAATAACTGGTCTGTGAATAAGTGTTGGTTAATTggttttttgaaaatgtataatGACAGAGCATAACTTGAGTTACATGTGTTTCTTTTAGTACAAAAAGTGATGACGATGAAGACTTTGCCACAGCCATAATCTTGTCCCTCCAGGtggtttttgcagttttaattaTACAAATAAAGCTACGAACTGTGAAAACATGTGAAAACGGTTTGGTAGGCAAATGCCAGTTTTTATAATgtcttaaataattaaaaataatttgacaattcattttatttgtcttccATATCGTTTGTCATTTCAGGAAACTGAAACCTCATCTTGTCAATCTGCAGAAGTACAGATAGtgcatttttacattaattttaaaaatataatcttGCTAAATGCCCCTGAATTATTTTTTGGGCTAACTGAGGAAAATTTaagtatttattgtttattgttattcAGTTATTTTCAAGACTTACTTAATCAGTGGCCTCCACAACAGTTTCAACCTTTTAAGAAGGGCTTCTCAAAACGgattgcttctggggaccaaggaccggaggtaCTCCGaagcgtctgaccgccaacagggtgcggtagctcggccagtttttaaaacaaacctaCTCTGAGTATTAATGCGAGCCCTTCTTTTCTTCCAACGAGTCCAGCCTACAGATCTTGCAAGTTGCTGTTTGATCATGGTTGTTTTCCAGTAAAAAATATTCCCACAGGAGGACTGtttaaatacattgtttttaaaccagGACAATTATTGTTCTATTCATGATCAAACCATGTGATTTTTGCCAATAAGCTCCTTTGTAGACAACAGCATGTTGTTGAAAAAGTGTTGAAACATCGCACAGCTGGACGGCTACAATTACAAAATTTCGAGAAGGTCACATGAAGTCCAGCCCTCATTTGTAGATATCAAGGGGACAACCATAAAATAAGTCACCTTATAGTTTGTTATACCGTtccttattgtttgtttttcataggTCCCCCATTTTGATACCAAATATCAGCAACATCGACACGCAGTCCACTGCAGAAATTGAAAATGAGTAAGTGGAAATTTGACGTAAATCTCACACCCTCTATACATTTCAGCTGCTCATAGTCTTTAATTTAGACATGTTACAGGGGTATGGAGTCTATACAACATGTCACACTTGCAAAAGTAACAAGTACAACTTTGATCAAATTTGAGCACAATTATAATGATGGTTAAATGTTGGATCCATTGCAGGCTGGGTGCTGCTGCAATACTGCAAAGTCTTACCAGTCTGGTGGATGAAGGGACACCTCCTCGGTCTAACTATGTCAATGTGATGAGGGACTCTGTTCTTGAAAGTGCTTTTAGAGCATTCAAAAGACAAAGATTTTCTCCTTGGCATAGGCTCAATGTTACCTTTGTCGACACTGCCGGGGTAACAGAGGGAGCTGTGGATGACGGGGGGCCAACTAGGGAGTTCCTTCGCCTGCTAATCACAGAAATAAAAGACAGCTCTTTTTTTAATGGCCCCGACTACAACAAGAATCTGTCCTTGGTGTCTCGGAGTATGCCACACTATCCTACAATTTGAAGTCACTtgcttgtttttaacatttttggcaCTGTGATGTCAATTCTGATAAACTGTTTTCTTGTGTCCATGTGTTTGGTGGtttcactttaattttttaGGTGTAGATAATGGCGACTACAGGAATCTGGGACAGATGATAAGTGTGGCCCTTGTCCATGGAGGAATCAAGCCCTTATTTTTTTCCCGCCGATTATACCACAGCATAGCCAGTCGTCCAACACCCCCAGTCACTCTTGAAGAAGTGGATGACAGAGAACTGCAGGAGCAACTGCAAAGGGTAGGTAATACTGTTATATTTGGGTAAATTGAGTATGAGACCAGGAGGGTATTGAAAAAAAGTCTATAAGCTGTGGGGTCATGACATATTGGAACTGAAATTGCTCACAAATATCACATTTGGTCATCCAAATAAGCTTCCTTGAATGGCTCTAATTAAGTGTATGTTTATTATTTCTCCATTTGCTGTTACACAGGTAATAACTGCAGAAACTCTGGCAGAAGCACGGGATGCCATAATGGAGGCTTCAGGTTCTCTTTGTCTTCTTGGCTGTTCTGCGGGTCTCCGAAGTCTGGATGAAAAGGAGTACTTTACACAACAAGCTCTAAGGGCATATGTCGAAGGAAGGACACAGAAAGCTTTGGAGCAGTAAACAAAAACGAAATGTTATATTTGATcttaaatattatgttttatgtCAAAGTGGGAAAATGAGATGGCCCATTTAAATTTATGCAATTGAACATAAGTAAGAGCTTTTCTTTGGTAAACGCTCTTGTAATGACTTCAAAGAGAgattttacatgtttacattttatatgtTCTGTATATGTCTTATATGTTCTGCTTCATGCAGGAACATTATGATATGAATGTTCTGTGTAGGTTTCTAATTTATATATTCTGCTACACTTTGTATTTCCTTTAAATTACTTTGCCAAAGGGGAAACAGCAAATCtagacattttaagttattctTGCCAGGTCATATATGAAAACTAACACAAAATGCCTTGCTTTCTTCTGTTTGGTTAGATTTGTGGATGGGATGAATGCCATGGGCCTtgctgaaaaaataagaagccaCATAGAGGAACTGGAACCACTATTTGTGGGTGGACCCAAAGCCCTTCAGCTCCAGGACCTCCTGGATCTTTTCAGTGTATCTTTTGCTGAACCAGGAAGCAACAGGCGCAGAGCACAGaaccaaacagtcatgttttggaaTAACTGGCTGATTGAGGTGGATAGTATGGCTTCACATTGGATGCTTCAATTATACCGTAGTTTTCCTTCAGGCATTTGATGAGCGTGCCTA includes the following:
- the LOC124874221 gene encoding G2/M phase-specific E3 ubiquitin-protein ligase-like isoform X2 codes for the protein MENINKDNMSATDLQHLLHQMQRTTSMLEERLSSTITHGSSTGLSSKDFPLFKLQGHFHLCQKNEKHCLKRSPECPEEGSPILIPNISNIDTQSTAEIENELGAAAILQSLTSLVDEGTPPRSNYVNVMRDSVLESAFRAFKRQRFSPWHRLNVTFVDTAGVTEGAVDDGGPTREFLRLLITEIKDSSFFNGPDYNKNLSLVSRSVDNGDYRNLGQMISVALVHGGIKPLFFSRRLYHSIASRPTPPVTLEEVDDRELQEQLQRVITAETLAEARDAIMEASGSLCLLGCSAGLRSLDEKEYFTQQALRAYVEGRTQKALEQFVDGMNAMGLAEKIRSHIEELEPLFVGGPKALQLQDLLDLFSVSFAEPGSNRRRAQNQTVMFWNNWLIEREHDQ
- the LOC124874221 gene encoding G2/M phase-specific E3 ubiquitin-protein ligase-like isoform X1, encoding MENINKDNMSATDLQHLLHQMQRTTSMLEERLSSTITHGSSTGLSSKDFPLFKLQGHFHLCQKNEKHCLKRSPECPEEGSPILIPNISNIDTQSTAEIENELGAAAILQSLTSLVDEGTPPRSNYVNVMRDSVLESAFRAFKRQRFSPWHRLNVTFVDTAGVTEGAVDDGGPTREFLRLLITEIKDSSFFNGPDYNKNLSLVSRSVDNGDYRNLGQMISVALVHGGIKPLFFSRRLYHSIASRPTPPVTLEEVDDRELQEQLQRVITAETLAEARDAIMEASGSLCLLGCSAGLRSLDEKEYFTQQALRAYVEGRTQKALEQFVDGMNAMGLAEKIRSHIEELEPLFVGGPKALQLQDLLDLFSVSFAEPGSNRRRAQNQTVMFWNNWLIEVDSMASHWMLQLYRSFPSGI
- the LOC124874221 gene encoding G2/M phase-specific E3 ubiquitin-protein ligase-like isoform X3, with amino-acid sequence MENINKDNMSATDLQHLLHQMQRTTSMLEERLSSTITHGSSTGLSSKDFPLFKLQGHFHLCQKNEKHCLKRSPECPEEGSPILIPNISNIDTQSTAEIENELGAAAILQSLTSLVDEGTPPRSNYVNVMRDSVLESAFRAFKRQRFSPWHRLNVTFVDTAGVTEGAVDDGGPTREFLRLLITEIKDSSFFNGPDYNKNLSLVSRSVDNGDYRNLGQMISVALVHGGIKPLFFSRRLYHSIASRPTPPVTLEEVDDRELQEQLQRVITAETLAEARDAIMEASGSLCLLGCSAGLRSLDEKEYFTQQALRICGWDECHGPC